CAGTCCAGGTCCACTTTTCAGGATCAATACTGGGCGCGGTCAGGGACGCGCCGTCGGCCGCTTTTCGCACCTCCTGATTGGGCCCCGTCAGGAACAACGAGGTCCGGTCCGCGTTGAGGAACGCAATGGTGGCCAGGTCCAATGACAGGGCCGGATCCCGGGGACCGTACTCCGCCACGCTCGGGATGCCCTCGATGGCCTGTGGTTCCACTCCCTTGAAGTAGGCCAGTTCGTTCTGGTAAACGGCTATCTGTGTGCTTCCCGCTTCGGGGTCCGCCACGGCCTCCACCAGGGCGCCGCTTTCCTTGCCGAGATCCACATCCCGCTGGTTGACGGTCATGCTGACAGTATTCACGTTGTTGAGGTGGGTCAGGTTCTGCTGCAGCTGCAGGGCCATCTGCTGCCGGTTCAGGTCGCTGGAATCCTGCAGGACGTCCGCGGAAAGATCCACGGTGGCCACCCCGGAGACCACCGGCACGGCATCCCGGGCAAGCGCGGTGCCCGCCGGGAATGCGCTGCTTACGGCCCCCTGAAGGTAGGGAGCCGGGCCCTCGAGCATTGCTTTGACCACATTGGCGGCGATTCCGGATTTCTGCACGAACCAGCGCGTGTCCGGCACCCAGAACTCAAAGTTGCTCGAATAGAAGTACAGGTTGTGGGAAAGGAACAGCCAGGAAAAATTGACTTCGGACATCATGATGCCGTGCGGAATGGCGCTGATGCGCCATTGCCCGTCCACCTGCTCCATGGAGGCGGAGAGGGTTTCCGTGGTGCCTGATGCCTTGTCGGTGCGGATTCCGCGGGCATCGAGGGCGCCCACCACTTCGAGCTGAATGGAGTAGGTGTTGCCGTCCCGCGCCGCCACAATGTTGGGATCCGCGCCGTAGATCAGCACACGGTCGGTGGGGTTCCAGGTGTCGGCGAGGCTGTCGGTGAGGAACTCGCGGGCAACACTGTAGTCGTCTGCGGCCCCCGTTCCCGCAGTGATGAAGCCCTGCAGGATTTCTTCCGGCGTTTCTCCCCCGTCTTGGCCGGGGCCGCGCGGAGCCACGGCAAAGGTGTCTACCAGCGAACTGCCGTCACTGTCCGCAGAGGCTGTTCCCACCGGGCCTGTGGTGGGAATGGACGAGCATCCGGACAGCACAGCCAGTACCAGTGCTGCCATCAGGATCAGGCGTGCGAACGGCCGCTGGCGGGCCGGACTGTTACCCTTCATC
This genomic interval from Arthrobacter sunyaminii contains the following:
- a CDS encoding LpqB family beta-propeller domain-containing protein yields the protein MKGNSPARQRPFARLILMAALVLAVLSGCSSIPTTGPVGTASADSDGSSLVDTFAVAPRGPGQDGGETPEEILQGFITAGTGAADDYSVAREFLTDSLADTWNPTDRVLIYGADPNIVAARDGNTYSIQLEVVGALDARGIRTDKASGTTETLSASMEQVDGQWRISAIPHGIMMSEVNFSWLFLSHNLYFYSSNFEFWVPDTRWFVQKSGIAANVVKAMLEGPAPYLQGAVSSAFPAGTALARDAVPVVSGVATVDLSADVLQDSSDLNRQQMALQLQQNLTHLNNVNTVSMTVNQRDVDLGKESGALVEAVADPEAGSTQIAVYQNELAYFKGVEPQAIEGIPSVAEYGPRDPALSLDLATIAFLNADRTSLFLTGPNQEVRKAADGASLTAPSIDPEKWTWTASNTGTAARILALPPGGDADQILTLSVPWLDEATISELRISRDGARALLVTNSGGSSHVLVAGVVRDAGGVPKTLTTPLELAVTTESGSGIPATQPVDRAKWVSEDAIAVLKTSAEGQVTPLILRLGADPEPLAGLTGITGLSVGKGEQEIYVQTQAAMYKRMGNSWYEVGEGLLDPAFPG